Proteins found in one Serratia plymuthica genomic segment:
- a CDS encoding Tm-1-like ATP-binding domain-containing protein, with protein sequence MNSNQRMIYIATTADTKGRELAYVRSLIADIGLPTLTIDLSTHHVPACYPADISAATVASYHPEGENAVFCGDRGKAIAAMSIAFERFMLSRQDVAALLGLGGSGGTALITPAMQQLPIGLPKLMVSTMASGDTSNYVGASDISMLYSVTDVAGLNRISRIVLGNAAHQIAGAVRFATPADTDSKPAVGLTMFGVTTPCIQEVTAAIEKEWDCLVFHATGSGGRAMEKLVDNHLLNGVLDLTTTEVCDYLFGGVLACNEDRFNAIAHTGIPCVMSCGALDMINFGHPDTIPARYAERQFYNHNAQVTLMRTTPEENTQMGRWIGEKLNACTGEVRFLIPEGGVSALDSPGHAFWDPEALAAFVNALEMTWRPTQKHRLIKTPYNINDPRFADIAVQQFREISRTY encoded by the coding sequence ATGAACAGTAATCAGAGGATGATCTATATCGCAACAACGGCGGATACGAAAGGGCGAGAATTGGCCTATGTCCGCAGCCTTATCGCCGATATCGGGTTACCCACGCTAACCATTGATTTATCCACCCATCACGTTCCGGCCTGCTACCCTGCCGATATTTCTGCCGCTACCGTCGCCAGCTACCACCCAGAAGGCGAAAACGCGGTATTCTGCGGGGATCGCGGTAAAGCGATTGCCGCCATGTCCATCGCTTTTGAGCGGTTTATGCTTTCGCGTCAGGATGTTGCGGCCTTACTTGGCCTCGGCGGTTCCGGCGGTACTGCATTGATTACACCCGCCATGCAGCAATTACCCATTGGCCTGCCAAAGCTAATGGTTTCGACCATGGCATCCGGTGATACCTCCAACTATGTGGGCGCCAGTGATATTAGCATGCTGTACTCGGTTACAGACGTAGCCGGTCTCAACCGCATTTCCCGTATCGTTTTAGGAAATGCCGCCCATCAAATCGCCGGTGCCGTTCGCTTTGCCACTCCGGCAGATACCGACAGTAAACCTGCTGTTGGGCTTACCATGTTTGGTGTCACTACTCCTTGTATTCAGGAGGTGACAGCTGCAATTGAAAAGGAATGGGATTGTCTGGTATTCCATGCAACCGGCAGCGGCGGCAGGGCGATGGAAAAGCTGGTTGATAACCACCTGTTAAATGGCGTACTCGATTTAACTACTACTGAAGTCTGCGACTACCTGTTTGGTGGCGTGCTGGCCTGTAACGAAGATCGCTTCAATGCGATAGCCCATACTGGCATTCCTTGTGTCATGTCTTGCGGCGCCCTGGATATGATTAACTTTGGCCACCCAGACACCATCCCCGCTCGTTATGCTGAGCGTCAGTTCTATAACCATAATGCCCAAGTGACTCTGATGCGGACTACGCCAGAAGAAAATACCCAAATGGGCCGTTGGATTGGTGAAAAGCTGAATGCGTGTACCGGGGAGGTTCGCTTCCTGATCCCTGAAGGTGGCGTTTCCGCTCTCGATTCCCCTGGGCACGCATTCTGGGATCCTGAAGCTTTGGCAGCCTTCGTCAACGCGCTGGAAATGACATGGCGACCCACGCAAAAACACCGTCTGATCAAAACCCCTTATAACATCAACGATCCCCGCTTTGCCGACATCGCCGTGCAACAGTTTAGGGAGATATCTCGTACTTATTGA
- a CDS encoding TetR/AcrR family transcriptional regulator, with protein sequence MPLNVSPNLTHTRARTRKLLLDSAMVLFDGGTFPSITELALHAQVSRATAYRYFPTQSVLVAAVVAEGLGPILEWQPTDDDARVRIQQLLSFAYPQMEQHEGALRAALQLSLQQWAEARSSTIKPIEKLVRGNRKRLLKLAVEPLQDKLPPEALQRVIHSFSLIYGSEVFLVLKDIWGLDLGGIQDVTQWMAKAIIRQAEEDAMNSRKPLA encoded by the coding sequence GTGCCCTTAAATGTATCCCCAAATCTGACCCATACTCGTGCAAGAACCCGCAAGCTGTTACTTGACAGTGCAATGGTGTTGTTTGACGGTGGGACTTTTCCCTCAATTACCGAACTGGCCCTGCATGCGCAGGTTTCGCGTGCTACGGCTTATCGCTATTTCCCTACGCAGAGTGTGTTAGTCGCTGCCGTGGTTGCGGAGGGTTTGGGGCCTATTCTAGAGTGGCAACCAACAGACGATGACGCGCGGGTGCGCATTCAACAATTACTGAGTTTTGCTTATCCACAAATGGAGCAACATGAGGGCGCTTTGCGTGCTGCATTGCAACTTTCGCTCCAGCAATGGGCCGAGGCGCGTTCCAGTACCATTAAGCCGATAGAAAAGCTGGTACGCGGCAACCGCAAACGTCTGCTGAAGTTGGCGGTAGAACCGCTGCAGGATAAACTGCCGCCAGAGGCGTTACAGAGGGTGATTCATTCTTTTTCACTGATTTATGGTTCGGAAGTTTTTCTGGTACTGAAAGATATTTGGGGTTTGGATCTCGGCGGCATTCAGGATGTGACGCAGTGGATGGCGAAGGCCATTATTCGGCAGGCCGAAGAAGATGCGATGAACAGCAGAAAACCCTTAGCATGA